The window AATAGGAGTATTGGGGTGTCAGGTACTGAAGATGATGAACTGGCGGCAATGAAGGACTGGTGGCAGCGCAACGGTAAACCCCTGTTGACAGGTGGTTTGCTGGCGTTGGTAGTGGTGCTTGGCTGGCAGGCCTGGACCAGATACGAAAGCAATCAGTCCCAAGGTGCGTCGGCGCTGTATCAGCAATTGCTGGAAACTGCGCTCACCCCAAGCGGCCAGGCCGACACGGCACGCGTTGCCGACATTGCCAACAAGCTCAAGAATGAGTTCGGCGGCACTGCCTACGCCCAGTACGGTAGCCTGTTCGTGGCCAAGGTTGCCGTGGACAACGGCAAGCTTGATGATGCCGTGGCTGAACTCAAACTGGTGAGTGACAAACCTGCCAGCGACACGCTGGGTGAAATTGCTCGTCAACGTCTGGCTCGCGTTCTGGCTGCTCAGAATAAAGCTGATGAAGCCCTGAAACTGCTTGCTGGC of the Paucimonas lemoignei genome contains:
- a CDS encoding GTP-binding protein, which produces MSGTEDDELAAMKDWWQRNGKPLLTGGLLALVVVLGWQAWTRYESNQSQGASALYQQLLETALTPSGQADTARVADIANKLKNEFGGTAYAQYGSLFVAKVAVDNGKLDDAVAELKLVSDKPASDTLGEIARQRLARVLAAQNKADEALKLLAGDADKSFLASREELKGDLLVQLGRTDEAHAAYQKAKTALSEEAAVGGLQMKLDDLAKGDA